A genomic segment from Aegilops tauschii subsp. strangulata cultivar AL8/78 chromosome 1, Aet v6.0, whole genome shotgun sequence encodes:
- the LOC109773080 gene encoding probable pectinesterase 53, which yields MAVSSSSSRARARLLACVAVAALLLVAPGDVDAGRHGRGRGSAAHRHTKGLRPGKAAGAAARPYPANATAGEAIERRFTRWVRFMGGLDHSVFQRALNRALLPTTRTIVVDRTPGAGDFTTIQAAVDSLPLINLMRVVIKVNAGTYTEKVSISPLRAFVTVEGAGADRTVVQWGDTAGTAGPWGRPFGTFASATFAVNSQFFVAKNITFKNTAPVPRPGALGKQGVALRISADNAAFVGCNFLGAQDTLYDHLGRHYYKDCYIEGSVDFIFGNALSLYEGCHVHAISPHTGALTAQNRRSMLDDTGFSFLNCRVTGSGALYLGRAWGTFSRVVFAYTYMDNIIIPRGWYNWGDPTREMTVFYGQYKCSGPGANHAGRVDWSRELTDEEAKPFISLSFIDGLEWLKL from the exons ATGGCggtgtcgtcgtcgtcgtcgcggGCGCGGGCGAGGTTGCTGGCGTGCGTGGCCGTGGCGGCGCTGCTGCTGGTCGCGCCGGGCGACGTGGACGCCGGGCGgcacgggcgcgggcgcgggagCGCGGCGCACAGGCACACCAAGGGACTGCGGCCGGGGAAGGCTGCGGGTGCGGCGGCGAGGCCGTACCCGGCGAACGCGACGGCGGGGGAGGCGATCGAGCGGCGATTCACGCGGTGGGTGCGGTTCATGGGCGGCCTGGACCACAGCGTGTTCCAGCGCGCGCTCAACCGCGCGCTGCTCCCGACGACGCGCACGATCGTCGTGGACAGGACGCCCGGGGCCGGCGACTTCACCACCATCCAGGCCGCCGTCGACTCGCTCCCGCTCATCAACCTGATGCGCGTCGTCATCAAGGTCAATGCCGGCACCTACAC GGAGAAGGTGAGCATCTCGCCGTTGCGCGCGTTCGTGACGGTGGAGGGCGCGGGGGCTGACCGGACGGTGGTGCAGTGGGGCGACACGGCGGGCACGGCCGGGCCCTGGGGCCGCCCCTTCGGCACATTCGCCTCCGCTACCTTCGCCGTCAACtcgcagttcttcgtcgccaagAACATCACCTTCAAG AACACCGCGCCGGTGCCCCGGCCGGGGGCGCTGGGGAAGCAGGGGGTGGCGCTGCGCATATCGGCGGACAACGCGGCGTTCGTGGGGTGCAACTTCCTGGGCGCGCAGGACACGCTGTATGACCACCTGGGCCGCCACTACTACAAGGACTGCTACATCGAGGGCTCCGTCGACTTCATCTTCGGCAACGCCCTCTCCCTCTACGAG GGTTGCCACGTGCACGCGATCTCGCCGCACACCGGCGCGCTGACGGCGCAGAACCGGCGGAGCATGCTGGACGACACGGGGTTCTCCTTCCTCAACTGCCGGGTGACGGGGTCGGGGGCGCTCTACCTGGGCCGCGCCTGGGGCACCTTCTCCCGCGTCGTCTTCGCCTACACCTACATGGACAACATCATCATCCCGCGCGGCTGGTACAACTGGGGCGACCCAACGCGAGAGAT GACGGTGTTCTACGGGCAGTACAAGTGCTCCGGGCCGGGGGCCAACCACGCCGGCCGGGTGGACTGGTCCCGGGAGCTCACCGACGAGGAGGCCAAGCCATTCATCTCCCTCAGCTTCATAGACGGCCTCGAGTGGCTCAAGTTGTAG